The proteins below are encoded in one region of Sedimentibacter sp. zth1:
- a CDS encoding ATP-binding protein encodes MNESVLSKIRTEYEHKRLKALNDLDRRKEKVYTMFPRVEEIDKEIALTSIKLSKIILLKPENVEQEVTKLKEKIDNLRKEKSQIFKDNKIPKNYFEIKYKCSICRDTGFLDNGKRCKCYKQSIIESLYHMSNIKQMLEKENFNEFNINIFSNQKFGDEPITPRQNMYTIFATCEDFCNNFDKVNNSMLFYGGTGLGKTFMCNCIASELIQRGKTVIYQTAANIIDIVENHRFNKNDETQINKENYKFLFDCDLLIIDDLGTEFNNSFTNSELFNIINSRMTSGKKMVVSTNLSLDQLASTYSDRIISRVFNEFAICYFYGKDLRWES; translated from the coding sequence ATGAACGAATCTGTATTGAGTAAAATAAGAACAGAATATGAACATAAGCGATTAAAAGCGTTGAATGATTTAGATAGAAGAAAAGAAAAAGTTTATACGATGTTTCCAAGGGTTGAAGAAATCGATAAAGAAATTGCATTAACAAGTATAAAGCTATCTAAGATAATTTTGCTTAAACCTGAAAATGTTGAACAAGAGGTTACTAAATTAAAAGAAAAAATTGATAATTTAAGAAAAGAAAAATCACAAATATTTAAAGATAACAAAATACCAAAGAACTATTTTGAAATAAAATATAAATGTTCTATTTGCAGAGATACAGGGTTTTTAGACAATGGAAAAAGGTGCAAATGTTATAAACAAAGCATAATAGAAAGTCTTTACCATATGTCAAATATAAAACAAATGCTAGAAAAAGAAAATTTTAACGAATTTAATATAAACATATTTAGTAATCAAAAATTTGGGGATGAACCTATTACACCAAGACAAAATATGTATACAATATTTGCAACATGTGAAGATTTTTGCAATAATTTTGATAAAGTTAATAACAGTATGCTATTTTATGGTGGAACCGGACTGGGAAAAACATTCATGTGTAATTGTATTGCAAGTGAACTTATACAAAGAGGAAAAACTGTTATTTATCAAACAGCAGCTAACATAATAGATATAGTTGAAAATCATAGATTTAATAAAAATGATGAAACTCAAATTAACAAGGAAAATTATAAATTTTTATTCGACTGTGATTTACTGATAATAGATGATTTAGGTACTGAGTTCAATAACTCTTTTACAAATTCTGAACTGTTTAATATTATAAATTCTAGAATGACATCAGGCAAAAAAATGGTTGTTTCAACAAATCTTTCATTAGACCAGCTTGCATCTACATATTCTGATAGAATTATTTCAAGAGTTTTCAATGAGTTTGCAATATGCTATTTTTATGGCAAAGATTTAAGGTGGGAAAGCTAA
- a CDS encoding DnaD domain protein — MNFILQEQKIDLQDTPIENIFITDYMPLADGTYVKVYLMGYKFATDKEKKNNFNNETIAKNLKIPLADVLNAWTFWETQGIIIKHETEDEYNYNVEFVNLKQLYIDKIYRHLPNATKEDDNISYDTSIKSVSNKELLNSNKMTDMKKMHEEIDKIFGEPQNINNKKKILKWQKQYELSPEMMVQAFSYCINNKKIRRYSYIESIISMWHNENITDMDTLSEFLENREDRYFIYSRISKALGFNNRVLTEGERKTIDKWVDDFQFSIDMILKGLDNSTKISNPNINYFDAILENWHKKGYKKPEDVVNDKKVVKKKVTSKQVVTTEKKNKFHNFEQRTDQYTPEELKEIGKRNFERKLKELGLNMQSEDKI, encoded by the coding sequence ACCAATTGAAAATATTTTTATAACTGACTATATGCCTTTAGCCGATGGCACTTACGTTAAGGTATATTTGATGGGTTATAAGTTTGCTACAGACAAAGAAAAGAAAAATAATTTCAACAATGAAACTATAGCTAAAAATTTGAAGATACCTTTGGCTGATGTTTTAAATGCTTGGACATTTTGGGAAACTCAAGGTATCATAATAAAGCATGAAACTGAGGATGAGTATAACTATAATGTTGAGTTTGTAAACTTAAAACAACTTTATATTGATAAAATATATAGACATTTACCTAATGCAACAAAAGAAGATGATAATATATCTTATGATACAAGTATTAAAAGTGTTTCAAATAAAGAATTATTAAATTCAAATAAAATGACAGATATGAAGAAAATGCATGAAGAAATTGACAAAATATTTGGGGAGCCACAAAATATTAACAATAAGAAGAAAATACTAAAGTGGCAAAAGCAATATGAACTGAGTCCTGAAATGATGGTTCAAGCTTTTTCATATTGCATAAACAATAAAAAAATCAGAAGATACTCGTACATTGAAAGTATAATATCAATGTGGCATAATGAAAATATTACAGATATGGACACTCTTTCTGAATTCTTAGAAAACAGGGAAGATAGATACTTTATATACTCTCGAATAAGTAAAGCATTAGGATTTAACAATAGAGTTTTGACAGAAGGAGAAAGAAAAACAATTGATAAATGGGTTGATGATTTTCAATTTTCAATAGATATGATTTTAAAAGGTCTAGACAATTCTACTAAAATATCTAATCCAAATATAAACTACTTTGATGCAATACTTGAAAATTGGCATAAGAAGGGATATAAAAAACCAGAAGATGTAGTAAATGACAAAAAAGTTGTGAAAAAAAAGGTAACATCTAAACAAGTAGTAACAACAGAGAAAAAGAACAAATTTCATAACTTTGAACAAAGAACTGATCAGTACACACCAGAAGAACTTAAAGAAATAGGCAAAAGAAACTTTGAGCGTAAATTAAAAGAGTTAGGTTTAAATATGCAATCGGAGGATAAAATATAA